The following is a genomic window from Dioscorea cayenensis subsp. rotundata cultivar TDr96_F1 unplaced genomic scaffold, TDr96_F1_v2_PseudoChromosome.rev07_lg8_w22 25.fasta BLBR01001199.1, whole genome shotgun sequence.
cacttatttatttatttttagagttATTGATTACTTTCATCAATCACACCAACATCAGGTCAAGGAGATACAACGTATAGTGAATCAATTGAAGGTTGCCTATGACAAGAAAGGttatcttcttggaagttgctCTCTCAATTTGTGGGCTAACtacaaaattagtcaaagtTCAATCAAGTTATACAAAAAGATCAATAACTTGAAGGCTGAACATGATGCtttcaaagaaatagaagagaCACAACCTCCAAAAGCAGTTTTGGAGATCGCTACTTCAGTGACTCTTGTGGGCAACACTATCAAGCtaaatcttgagaaagttcGTGGTTACTTGGTAAATGACGATGTATCCATGGTGGGGATTTGGGGCATGGGAGGGGTCGGAAAGACAACTCTCTTGAATGAAATCAATAACTCATTACTTGGTGGTGATACTAATCCGGGGTTCAATTATGTCATCTCTCTGGAGGTTTCAAAAGAACCTCAATTTGAGAAGCTTCAAAATGAGATATCTAAAAGGTTAGGATTGCCTTCTGACTCCAGGAAAAGTGAcatatttgagtttttgaaaaagaagaacTTTTTGCTGCTATTAGATGATATATGGAAGAGAGTGGACCTTCCTGAAGTCCTTGGTATTCCACTTCCACTCCGTCAAAGCCAAAATTCCGAAAATGGAGGTCAAAGCTACAAGCGGAAGGTAATCTTCACAACCAGAGATGATGAAGTGTGTGCTCATGAGATACTCACAAGAAGATCAAAGTTGAATGTatggatgaagaagaagcatggCATCTTTTCAAGCTTTTTGCAAATGAAGAGATCATCAATtccaatgaaaatattaaagaacTGGCAATGGAAGTTATGGAGAAGTGCTCAGGTTTACCACTTGCCCTTAAAGTCATTGGTCGAGCCACGTCGAATATGAAGACACCTGAAGAGTGGCGTCACATGTTGAGGTCGTTAATCAAGACTGTTATTGGTATCGATGAATCATTGTTTCACAACTTAAAGGTCAGTTATGATAATTTGGCCAATGATACTCTCAAGACAATGTTTCTTGTGTTGTGTGTTCAATGGTGTGCGAGTGCGAGACATTGAAGTCTCTGATCTCATAGAGCATTGGATTTGGTGTGGATTAATCAGTGACTTTGGAAACATGGGGGAAGCCTTTGACAAGGGATATTCTCTCATTGCAAAATTAAATGAAGCATGTTTGTTGGAGTTTTATGATATTAATGAATATTATGTCAAATTACATGATGTGATTCGTGATATGGCACTGTGGATTGTGTCTGAGTGtgggaagaaaaagaacaaatggaTTATTGGTGAAAGTGGTGATAGTTTAAGACAATTTTTCAAAAGTGGGAGCGAGCAGTTGGCGGGAGGCAGAACTAATATCGTTCAAAGATACTTTATTTGGCAATAGTCTCTTGAAATTTTTAAGTGATCAAAATATTGACGAAAGGGGCCA
Proteins encoded in this region:
- the LOC120255805 gene encoding disease resistance protein RFL1-like: MGGPSRRGLQQPPPPRADVRSDYGSPAAVAATRRRWRKMSRVKEIQRIVNQLKVAYDKKGYLLGSCSLNLWANYKISQSSIKLYKKINNLKAEHDAFKEIEETQPPKAVLEIATSVTLVGNTIKLNLEKVRGYLVNDDVSMVGIWGMGGVGKTTLLNEINNSLLGGDTNPGFNYVISLEVSKEPQFEKLQNEISKRLGLPSDSRKSDIFEFLKKKNFLLLLDDIWKRVDLPEVLGIPLPLRQSQNSENGGQSYKRKLFANEEIINSNENIKELAMEVMEKCSGLPLALKVIGRATSNMKTPEEWRHMLRSLIKTVIGIDESLFHNLK